A genomic segment from Candidatus Korarchaeum cryptofilum OPF8 encodes:
- a CDS encoding ATP/GTP-binding protein translates to MLGTAGSGKTTFTANFSRWLNGNFLIKSCPVNLDPGASSLPYEPSYDIRDIISVEDLMRRENLGPNGAIVRAADLIVDRSEDIVESLTSLDCDTLIIDTPGQMEIFAFRPTGRALCERLSRGMRLLSIYLGDYDPKRDLEDLLSSAFLAKILELKLGVKVIPVLNKSDLWGGRDFSDVWEAVLRGEMSVLEGRNGVYADALQDLLKAISSFRSPIRVIPISAKYFQGFGEVFDSLNEAWCSCGDMT, encoded by the coding sequence GTGCTGGGTACGGCCGGCTCGGGCAAGACCACCTTCACGGCCAACTTCTCGAGGTGGTTGAACGGGAACTTCCTGATTAAGAGTTGCCCGGTCAACTTAGATCCCGGGGCATCCTCACTACCTTACGAGCCCTCTTACGATATAAGGGATATTATAAGCGTGGAGGATCTGATGAGGAGGGAGAATTTGGGGCCGAATGGCGCCATAGTGAGGGCTGCAGACTTAATAGTTGATCGATCCGAAGATATAGTTGAATCCCTCACATCGCTGGATTGCGATACCCTGATAATAGATACTCCGGGGCAGATGGAGATATTCGCATTCAGGCCTACCGGTAGAGCTTTATGCGAGAGGCTATCTAGGGGCATGAGGCTCCTCTCCATATACTTGGGGGATTACGATCCGAAGAGGGATTTAGAGGACCTCTTATCCTCCGCCTTCCTCGCTAAGATACTGGAGCTCAAGCTGGGAGTCAAGGTAATTCCAGTGCTCAATAAATCCGATCTCTGGGGAGGGAGGGATTTCAGCGATGTGTGGGAGGCTGTCCTGAGGGGAGAGATGAGCGTATTGGAGGGGAGGAATGGCGTCTATGCCGATGCTCTGCAAGACCTCTTGAAAGCCATATCTTCCTTCAGATCGCCGATAAGGGTCATACCCATCTCAGCTAAGTACTTCCAGGGTTTCGGAGAGGTCTTCGATTCTCTGAATGAAGCTTGGTGTTCTTGCGGCGATATGACGTAA